The stretch of DNA TTGCTGGTAACCTCCCACGGAGCATGCATACTCAGCACTGCCACGCCACTGTCAATAACCTCCATTCCGTAAAGTGCCGCAATATAAGCGATGGTTCCGCCTCCACCAAAATCAACTTTTCCAAGCTCTGCTGTCTGGAAAGCAACATTGTGATCATCAAAAATCCTGCGAACTCTTGCAACGTACTCTGCATTGGCATCGTTAGAACCGGATTTTCCTCTTGCCCCGGTGAACTTGTTAAGAACAATACCACGTCCAAGATATGCTGCATTCTTTTTCTCAAAAGCCTCACCATAGGCCGGATCATAGCCGGCACTTACATCGGAAGAAAGCATGCTGGAATTACGGAGCGCTCTTCTTAATGCAAGCTCAGAATAGCAGCCCATTCCGTCCAGAAGCTCTGCCACGCTGTTCTCAAAAAATCTGGACTGCATGCCTGTGGCACCAACGCTTCCGATCTCTTCCTTATCTACAAGGAGACAACAGCCGGTACGCTTCGGCGTCTCCTCCATCTCCAGCATTGCCGCAAGGGATGTGTAAGCGCATACACGGTCATCCTGTCCATATGCTGCGATCATGCTGCGGTCAAGTCCACAGTCTCTTGCCTTTCCTGCCGGAACGATCTCCAGCTCTGCAGAAAGAAAGTCCTCTTCCTCAATACCATATTTCTCATTTAAAATCTTCAGCACATTCTGTTTTACCGCATCCTTTTTTGAATCATCCGGAAGCTCTGCAAGAGGTCTGCTTCCGATCAGGATATCCAGCATCTCACCCTCAATAACCTCTGCTGCCTTTTTCTGGAGCTGTTTTCCGGAAAGATGGACCAGAAGATCTGTGA from Blautia sp. SC05B48 encodes:
- a CDS encoding aminopeptidase — protein: MERRNAWLSYKEAEETEMEKLAKAYREFLDKGKTERECVAEIVKEAEAAGYESLESKLEKGEKIKAGDKVYAVGMKKIVALFHVGTEELSGGMSILCAHIDSPRLDVKQNPLYEDTDLAYLDTHYYGGVKKYQWVTLPLAMHGVVAKKDGSIVEISIGEDAEDPVLYITDLLVHLSGKQLQKKAAEVIEGEMLDILIGSRPLAELPDDSKKDAVKQNVLKILNEKYGIEEEDFLSAELEIVPAGKARDCGLDRSMIAAYGQDDRVCAYTSLAAMLEMEETPKRTGCCLLVDKEEIGSVGATGMQSRFFENSVAELLDGMGCYSELALRRALRNSSMLSSDVSAGYDPAYGEAFEKKNAAYLGRGIVLNKFTGARGKSGSNDANAEYVARVRRIFDDHNVAFQTAELGKVDFGGGGTIAYIAALYGMEVIDSGVAVLSMHAPWEVTSKADVYEAYKAYKAFLLDA